In a single window of the Euwallacea fornicatus isolate EFF26 chromosome 5, ASM4011564v1, whole genome shotgun sequence genome:
- the LOC136339141 gene encoding uncharacterized protein, with protein MKTKFIILCGLLALASICSARPAETEYEYEDEPAPPPKKAPARPLVGRRNPLAPQNKKTASTTTTTTEAAAEVEVEEVAEGDYVEEQQQETSSTTETSKKFLKGGIVRPFRSNDDLLASLKRRREQVVSNKQIKPAAVSEPKEEAAEPVQKESKPAAGAGRRNRFNKPAKPAKSEEVPEESAATTAPARTGRGRFSARS; from the exons AATACTTTGCGGTCTCTTGGCACTCGCTTCCATCTGCTCAGCCCGTCCAGCTGAAACAGAATACGAATATGAAGACGAACCTGCGCCACCCCCAAAGAAGGCTCCTGCCAGACCTCTGGTAGGCAGAAGAAATCCCCTTGCacctcaaaataaaaaaactgccaGCACCACTACCACAACCACCGAGGCAGCTGCAGAA GTCGAAGTAGAAGAGGTTGCCGAAGGAGACTACGTAGAAGAGCAACAACAGGAAACCAGTTCAACTACTGAAACCTCAAAGAAGTTCCTCAAAGGCGGTATTGTAAGGCCATTCAGGAGCAACGATGATCTCTTGGCTTCCCTGAAGAGAAGAAGGGAGCAAGTGGTGAGCA ATAAGCAAATAAAACCAGCTGCTGTCAGTGAGCCGAAAGAGGAAGCTGCTGAACCAGTCCAGAAAGAGTCGAAACCAGCTGCAGGCGCTGGTCGTAGGAATCGATTTAACAAACCTGCAAAACCAGCCAAAAGTGAAGAAGTACCAGAGGAAAGCGCAGCAACGACAGCTCCAGCAAGAACAGGGCGAGGAAGGTTCAGTGCTAGAAGTTAG